In the genome of Rhinopithecus roxellana isolate Shanxi Qingling chromosome 14, ASM756505v1, whole genome shotgun sequence, the window aatggacacttgggttgcttccacctcttggctattgtgaataatgctgctttaAACGCGGATGTACAAATAACTCTAAGatcctttccattcttttggacatatacccagaagtagaaatGTTGAATCatataattctaaatttttaGAAACTCATACTTTCCTCCATAGCAGCtgaaccattttgcatttccaacagTGCATGAAGTGCACATCCTCACTACCATGTTTTTTTGACGGTAGACATCCTGAATGAGTTTGAGGTGTTATTTCATTGTGatggtgattttgatttgcattccctaaGGATTAGTAACATTGAatgttttttcatatgcttgctggccaTTTGTCTAtcatcatctttggagaaatgtctgttcaagtcctttgcccatttttttcatgttatttgttttgttgttgagttgtagttATTGTGTATTCTAGATTGATCCCttatcagataaatgatttgcaaatacttttcctTCCTTAGGTTGCCATTTCACTGTTGTATCCTTtgcttatttctctttaaaatcaaATACACATGTATTTTACTCAACACAAaataactttgttcttttcacttaatatatccTAGAGACACAACACAGCAGATATAAATATCTTCGTTTCTTTTCCAACTGGCATAGTATTCTCTTGCAAGGGTGTACCTGTTTATTCAACCAGTGGTATACCAATAGATGTTTGTGTGGTTTCCAGTCTTCTGCTATTACAAATTCTGTAATTaacagctgcctttttttttttttttttttcatatttttgtcgGTTAACCTTTCAGATAGGTTCCTACAAATGGGAATGCTGGGTAAAGGTGTAAATTGTTCAGTATATCATTCTCTAAGAGACCAAGTCTTGAGCAAACATTACTTATGTCATGAGCCTCTTGGAATCTGGTAAAACTTAGTGGCTTTTACAGCAGtaaggtacacacacacatatactctaCAATTCTGCATATAGTTTTAAGGACTTCCACAATGCCCTCTAATAGACTGCACAGCACAGTGACTAACATACATCCAACATTGTGGCTCAGTATATCTGggttatacttttttaaaatggcagATTATGTgggcaaccaccattctgagTTACTGTTTGTGGGTTTATGGAcctcaggtttttaaaaaaaaactgttttaaagaagtaaaatagcTGGTTATTTTAACACTGTATCTACTGATTCCTAAATTGTGTGCCAAGGCATACTGAGGAACCACAGTGAACTCACAAAGGCACAGCTGGTGGGACAGTTTAAACTTTTGAAACAAATTACCTGACATCTGTAAGACTAGCTAGAGGTAGTTCAACATACTAAAACTCTGCCTTTTGATGACATCCTGTCTGTAAAGCTGGATTTTCAGCAGTTGATGGGATAAAACATATATTgcacaaaatcaatgtattatAGGAGAGGATGGTGTGATCTGATTCTGAGGTTTGAGAAGTTGTGCTGTGACCAACAGTTGCAGACATCCCATTAGTAACTCATTGTGGTTAAGAATGGAactgtaaacatattttttaaaatttcagatggCTAAGTTGTTAGATATACTTTAGCTATGTgaactttctatttatttttttattagagattgggtctcacctgtggccaaggctggagtgcagtagcatgatcacaactcactgcagcctcaagctcttggactcaagcaatcctcttgcctcagcctcccaaagttttgggattataggtgtgctcCTGGCCTTTTAAACTATTTAATAAACAGATGTTAGGTATTTCTTCTGGCCCAGGGATAACACCATGTTAAAATTACTGAGACGCACAGGTAAAGTGAACCAAGAAAGTCTGGGAACTTCTGCTATATATCCTTTCctttaaattacataaatacaATATGTAGTGGTAATTAGTAATTTTAGACAGCTATCTTCTCCCATATTATAAAACAGGAAGTAAGTTTCTACGAAATGGTTAATTACATAAATTTGTTATACAACCAACTTAGCTTGAGTGCAGGATAACATAAAACACCAGACATTACTAGTTTTTCTGCCTTacatatacaatttattttactttaaattggGCTGGGCTTTCTACTAAAGGACATTGAGAAGAAAGGTAAGGCTACACAATGTTTTTGAATAATCACAAAATAATTCAGTGAAAAGAACTGAATGGCACAGCAGTGGAAACTCAACTGCTCTAATCTGCTAATTTGATAAGAGAAACTCGTAGATAAAATCTGTGGCAAAGACATAACTTGGAACAAGGCATTCTGAGTCCTGAGAGGACTTTGATGGGAGCggggaaatataaaaattatgaaaacaaaaagttatcAGGTAAGGAAATATGTTTAGGAAAGaaacctaggccgggcgcggtggctcaagcctgtaatcccagcactttgggacgccgagacgggcggatcacgagatcaggagatcaagaccatcctggctaacacggtgaaaccccgtctctactaaaaaaaatacaaaaaactagccgggcgaggtggcgggtgcctgtagtcccagctactcgggaggctgaggcaggagaatggcctaaacccaggaggcggagcttgcagtgagctgagatccgaccactgcactccagcctgggcgacagagctagactccgtctcaaaaaaaaaaaaggaaagaaacctagaaagtaaacagaaaaagcaggctgggcgtggtggctcacacctgtaatcccagcactttgggaggccgaggcaggcagatcacgaggtcaggagatggagcccatcctggctaacacggtgaaaccctgtctccactaaaaatgcaaaaaaaaaaaaaaaaaaaaaaaaaattagctgggcatggtggtgggcgcctgtagtcccagctactcaggaggctgaggcaggagaatggtgtgaactggggaggcggagcttgcagtgaatgagctgagatcgcaccactgcactccagcctgggtgacagagcgagactccttccctccccccccaaaaaagggaATAGAAAAAGCAAATTGATGCCTGAAGTATTTTAATACACAATTTGCAGTTCATTTGTTGCActcacattttatacattttcttggATAAAGCTTTTAAGAACACTCCAGATTTTGAGAGTTTAATATTCACCTGTTAATACAAACTACTAAATATTCAGGTTTTTACCCAGGTATATACCTTTTTTCAATGCCAATATTTAGTATAACTAGGCATATATTTTCAATGACTCACTCTCAAGTTAACTAACTGCATTTTCCTTAAATATGTCTAACGTAAGAAAAAACACCCCCAAACTAGGTAATTGTTTTACAGAATTCAATTAACATTTATGTTTACATGACTTTACCACTGTGTTATAGACACAGGATCCTAATGCTGAAAAAAATGCGGAGGACTTAAGAAGCAAATGGTAGTACTCTAGCAGACAGTAATACAAATTCTGAGCTTAACCTTAAAAGTTTGCTCGGGCAAAAGACACACTACAATCTGAAGTATTatgattaaatatttacattagaaCTTATTCTCAAACCTGGAAATTGTCCCTGCTGGTTAAATTCTTAAAGCTCAGTATTGTTAAAAACTCTTTGTTCAGTTTCTTCATGATGTAAATAACTGTGTATCTCTGAGAGGAAAAGTAtgttttaattgatttattttcattatttagcttttgaattttaaaaggcgggataatacaatttaaaaaatacaaaaccaaactgTTTATTATAGTATAGTTTATTTAATACAATGTTTAACTATAAAAGTTAATACAGCTTCCAAgtttaaattttgtaaaatgcaGTTTGCAGAAAACAGTTCAACAATTACTAGACTAATGATAAGAGAAGCAGCATTTTGAAACTAATTTTACAATTGAGAAGACAACagctttatttctaaatttcattaaaaaaatataatcacaGTGACTTTTGGGCTAGGAAAAGAAGTGCATTaacttcatttatgttttttccttCCACAAAGAGAGCGGCCACAATTTTGTACATCCCACATACAAATACCCAAttcatttatctttcaaaatactatatacacacaatagGGGAAGAAAATATACAGCATGTGCTTTTGGTAACATATGGAATTTGCTTaaataaaaaaagtcaaacacaaaTCCACCCCACCACTCCTTCCcataacttttaaaacaaaccaaacccctCAACAACTCCCTACTTCAACGTTATTGATGGGATTTTCTTAttcatgtcatttttctttccctttaataTATACCTCTTCGTCACATAACAGGCCAAAGACTTTGCACTTGCCTGAATCCACTGAAGGCAGTTAGTTGGGAAGCCCACTGGGGGCAGTTGTGCCAGTCAATGCTGTACTTCCTGGggcttattaatttttaaaacaagtatttgTAACAAAACACATCTTTTCACAATAAACAGCTTATTAACCTATAATCCTTAGTTTATTCAGTTGTAAATGTGTTAatccaaaatgaaataattacagtaaacataatcaaaaggaaaaagaataccCACTTTGTTTCTTTATAACAAATCAGCTGTATGGTAGGTATTTAAAGTACCTTCTGGTGAAGGCAAACTCAACAAGCTTCTACAGAAATTTAGCATAAAAAGTTTAATGTGATGAAAACTATATTACTAACTGGAATGAAGTACAATAAACTACTAAAAAACATACTAACTTGCTACATATACtaactaaaataaattagaattgtCAAGTTAATACCACTACCCAAAATACACCCAAAATACCAGAGATCCAATGTGTGCCTATCCATAATGAAGAGATCTTTAATTGTTTAGCTCCATACCTTCCACTAGGCACAAATATCAAAGGCCATTCAGCACAGCCGTCCATGCATCAGTATCACACTTGTGCAAAGGCAGATATATCAGATAAATTCTTTGCAAATTCTGAGGGCTTCAATTAAGTAACTTGAAAGAAAACTACATTGCTCTATGAACTTACCAACTATAGAGTAATTTAATCAAAGAATGTTTTAAAGCAATCCAGTAGCTTCTCTACTGCGTATTTCATTAACATTAATCTCACCATAGTGTCAATTTCTGTGGCAGATGGCTtacccagaaaaataattcatacaaAATAACCATGAAAATTCCACATATTGAAAAAGTTTTCTCAGCTATCACCAACTGAGCAATAAAAATACATcagcttaaatatttttaaaaggatattaaGTCAAAGATACTTTGACATGAACCATAAATTCAGACATAACTATAAAACCAACTTGATGGGAAAGTAATAGTTGACTTTTAGGAAAACAATGTCCAAAGCAAAAACTAAAGATGGCACAACTACTAAATGTAACAAAAGGAAAGTACCATTTGAGCCATGTGCTATTCAGATGCATGTACAGATCTTGAGGTACAGTTAATGCtgtttagtcatttaaaaaatgtttatattcggccgggcgcggtggctcaagcctgtaatcccagcactttgggaggccgaggcgggcggatcacaaggtcaggaggtcgagaccatcctggctaacacagtgaaaccccgtctccacttaaaaaatacaaaaaattagccgggcgagatggcggcgcctgtagtcccagctactcgggaggctgaggcaggagaatggcgtggacccgggaggcggagcttgcagtgagctgagatccggccactgcactccagcctgggcgacagagcgagactccgtctcaaaaaaaaaaaaaaaaaaaaaaaaaaaaaaagtttatattctaaaaataaaatctagttgATTGTCCTTCTCTCAACTCCTTCACATCTGTTCTGTAAAGAGAGCTAATACAACTTTAAAATAAGGACTATCAATAATGCGGAGCATGGAGTTGCTCTTTTGATAACCCAAACAGAATACTGCATATAGAAATTACTACAATTTTCTCCCTATGGTTCCTTTTTGAAACTCTTTAAGATTTGGACATCCTTGTGTATAATTTTTAGATAAAGCTCTGGGATCAGACAACATATAAGAATTTTTACTTAGCATGGACTTAACTGTTATTAGAAATCCTTTCTTAAATAGCACCTTTATTAAAGCTCAAATAGTTTataacaacaattttaaaatgcagttaacTGAAATTAGGACAAACAATAACTTGCTTAAAATACGTAACGTTATATAGCTTGGGCACTCAGACTCAATTATCCCTAATGTGGGTTTGTGGTCAGTCTCTAAGGAATCAATCACCCTGGATTATAATAAACATCTACAACttttatcatcagaaaaaaaaaatttgggaagAATTCATTGTGGATATCTGTATTACAATTTTCCAAACAATCTTATGGTCATTACACTATTCATTCTGCAACAGCTACCACAACGccaaatatatcaatattgcATTAATCAGTAATGGGAAGTATCATGTTAAGCACTGCTTTATTCAGTACAAATAGCATTGAGTAGCTACCGGATTTACCAAGAAGCTATCTTGGTAACAGAGTTGACACTACACTGACAAATACTAAAGTACAAAACTCTCTAGAGAATACTATTAATTGGAattttgaaatttcctttcaaaTGAGGCAGGTTTTATGTTTGCTGGATgttcaatgttttattttgaaatgacatTACAGAATAAAAggccacacatcacaaaaatggCAAAATACAACACCCAAAACTCTAAATGGACTTTGGATATGTTTAGTGTTTAACTCTGTAAACTATCAAAATTTGCAACTTTCTACTCTACTCTATATGGCAATGTTATACATGCCAAGTTAAAATAACATTAACAGTAATGGTATAAAACCACTTGAATAGAAAGAAACCAGAGTCATAAACATGCTATAGCCTATCATGATACATATATAGAAAAGATGCATTTTCTTGCCACTTGGAACTAGCTATGAGAGTTAGAGCAgttcaattaaaagaaagaaacaaaatccaTGCAGAGTTAACACTCAACTCTATATAGGTTGGAGGCCAAAAGAGAAATCTTAGAAGGTAATGCTTCAATACTAACAATTTTTAGAATCTGTATAGCTTAAGGACCTGTGCAAATGGTATGTTTTAATgagaaaagctttttttcttttttttaaattttagagaagGGTAATAACAATTAAAACGTTCCCAAAACTCTTCAAACCAAAAGCAACACAGAATTGAGAATCACAATCTGATTTTCCAAGGTATAGTTTCTGTCAAATGCTGTATAACAGCAACTCAAGCTCAATCAGTAtatcaactgaaaaaaaattactcttatGATTTTTATAGGCAGTTAAGTAAAACACAACTAGACAGGAAAAGCATTAATAGGAAACAAGCTATGGCTGAAACTATAAAGAATAGAATATGAAGTGCAATATAAATAACTAAACATCTATTTAAAGCACAAATTactataaaatcaaaagttaTGACTTAAGATCTCAGGTTATTAGGACCCTGCTTCTGTGTAATTAAAAGAAACCGCTGCAAACCTCTATTATTAACGCAATCAGAAAATCTATACAAGATGTCTTCTAGTGGCTTCTAAAGTTACTTTAATCATGAGAAACACACGCTTTTGTAACAATGCATTGCAACCATTCCAAATGGCTGACTAAACAAATTAGGATGCTATTGGCTAATTGTTGCAACACAGTAATGCATACATAAAATAGTTAAACACAGCACACAGTACTACACCAAAGTGTTTTTCTCATTTCAAGTTTATTAAAACTTTAGCAGTACAAATTATCCACATTGCAGATTATCAaaagatcaactcaatgaaatccacattaagaaaaaaaaggacaaacataaaacaacccaaaaacaatgaaaaggaaaacaacataAAGGAGATTCATTAGCAAGTCTCTCAAACTTAAAATTCGAAACAGAATGGAAGTTTATATCACTCACTCATCCACTTTTGTCTTCATCTGTTCCAGGGCTTGATTCAtgatcaaattttttatttttttcatgtacatGGTCATTTTCTTGACCctttgatttttggttttctttttccactgaGGATCTGATCTTCTCATCCTCCTTATTTTTCAATGTAGAGGACTTTAATTCATTGTCCtgactgttttgttttatttttgagaagggaCTTTGATCTCTATCAGCCTTTTTTTCCCTGCTATTATTTGAGCTATTATGATCACGACTTTTAGAGTACATTCTTTTCTCACtctcagaattttcttttctgtgtgagCTCTTACTTTCTtggtttctgtatttttctttgtttctgctttgaCATTCTTCTCTCTCTGAGCTCCGTGagtctctcctccttctccttctatcTTTACTTCTTGATCTTCCTGGTGTCATTCTTCTCTCTCGGCTTCGTGACCGTCCTCTTCTCCTGTATTCCTGTTCTCTGTATCTATGGTACTCCTTGCTTCTGCTGCGATCTCTGTCATGGGTTCTTGATCGCACTCTTCTGCTTCTGTCCCTACTTCTGCTTCGTTCTCTTGTTCTGCTATTATAACTGTGTTTACCTTTAGTTATATCACATTCTCTACTCCTGGATTGTGCACGTCTATCCTTTTCCTTACTTTTACTATGATCATGCTCATTACTCTTTGATTCTAACTGTTTAGACTTCTCTTTACTTCTACTCCTTTCCTGATCTTTTCCTTTAGAATcagactgcttttctttttctttaacattctCATGATCCCTTCCTTTACTCCGTGACCTCATCCTCTTTTCTTCATGTCTATTATGTTTTGAATCTCTTTCTTTACTCTTTGATTTCTCTTTACTCTTACTCCTACTTTTAGATTTGGCCCttttcttcactttgtttttatatttatcatctttttctgaatttcttctgaggtctctctcTTTGCTGTTAAATTTATGGtctttaactttcttttccttttcattttttctgtttggaCTCTCAGATACATTCCTGTGATccgttatttttctctcttttactctAACTGGacttctctgattttcttttatttcattcaactCACtcctaaaaaataagaaaaggattgGGGAAATGTTATTAGAAAAAGAATTGTAGATATTATTGGCTAAAATGATATTCTACTCTTCTTAAAGTATTcaacaataattaaaatgacaataactTTATGTATAATAGtaaaaacaaatacttattaCATTTGAAATAATAGTTAAATCTTACTTATCCCCTTTGATCCATCTTTCACCACTTGATACCCTCATTCTTTGAGCTCTCTGCATCTCTTGCCTCCAATGTGGAGGAGTCTCACTACGTCTGAAACGATCCCTTGATCTGGATCTGGAAGGAGTTCGGTAAcgctaaagaaaattaaaagggggaaaaattaatgtataaaatatagagggaCTCACACGAGTGCTGGGAAGGAGGGAAGTACTGAGGTGAGGGTCAGGAGGTAGTAAGGGgtacaaaataatacataaaaagcatTACAACAGTAGCTAAAAAGTATATGTTTCTAGGTTAAAATAAAATGCCTGATATTTCTATGCCctgaaaattactaaaatttcCCAATTTTCATTTAGGAAATC includes:
- the PPIG gene encoding peptidyl-prolyl cis-trans isomerase G isoform X1, which encodes MGIKVQRPRCFFDIAINNQPAGRVVFELFSDVCPKTCENFRCLCTGEKGTGKSTQKPLHYKSCLFHRVVKDFMVQGGDFSEGNGRGGESIYGGFFEDESFAVKHNKEFLLSMANRGKDTNGSQFFITTKPTPHLDGHHVVFGQVISGQEVVREIENQKTDAASKPFAEVRILSCGELIPKSKVKKEEKKRHKSSSSSSSSSSDSDSSSDSQSSSDSSDSESASEEKSKKRKKKHRKNSRKHKKEKKKRKKSKKSASSESEAENLEAQPQSTVRPEEIPPIPENRFLMRKSPPKADEKERKNRERERERECNPPNSQPASYQRRLLVTRSGRKIKGRGPRRYRTPSRSRSRDRFRRSETPPHWRQEMQRAQRMRVSSGERWIKGDKSELNEIKENQRSPVRVKERKITDHRNVSESPNRKNEKEKKVKDHKFNSKERDLRRNSEKDDKYKNKVKKRAKSKSRSKSKEKSKSKERDSKHNRHEEKRMRSRSKGRDHENVKEKEKQSDSKGKDQERSRSKEKSKQLESKSNEHDHSKSKEKDRRAQSRSRECDITKGKHSYNSRTRERSRSRDRSRRVRSRTHDRDRSRSKEYHRYREQEYRRRGRSRSRERRMTPGRSRSKDRRRRRRDSRSSEREECQSRNKEKYRNQESKSSHRKENSESEKRMYSKSRDHNSSNNSREKKADRDQSPFSKIKQNSQDNELKSSTLKNKEDEKIRSSVEKENQKSKGQENDHVHEKNKKFDHESSPGTDEDKSG
- the PPIG gene encoding peptidyl-prolyl cis-trans isomerase G isoform X2, whose product is MTSKRTTKPTPHLDGHHVVFGQVISGQEVVREIENQKTDAASKPFAEVRILSCGELIPKSKVKKEEKKRHKSSSSSSSSSSDSDSSSDSQSSSDSSDSESASEEKSKKRKKKHRKNSRKHKKEKKKRKKSKKSASSESEAENLEAQPQSTVRPEEIPPIPENRFLMRKSPPKADEKERKNRERERERECNPPNSQPASYQRRLLVTRSGRKIKGRGPRRYRTPSRSRSRDRFRRSETPPHWRQEMQRAQRMRVSSGERWIKGDKSELNEIKENQRSPVRVKERKITDHRNVSESPNRKNEKEKKVKDHKFNSKERDLRRNSEKDDKYKNKVKKRAKSKSRSKSKEKSKSKERDSKHNRHEEKRMRSRSKGRDHENVKEKEKQSDSKGKDQERSRSKEKSKQLESKSNEHDHSKSKEKDRRAQSRSRECDITKGKHSYNSRTRERSRSRDRSRRVRSRTHDRDRSRSKEYHRYREQEYRRRGRSRSRERRMTPGRSRSKDRRRRRRDSRSSEREECQSRNKEKYRNQESKSSHRKENSESEKRMYSKSRDHNSSNNSREKKADRDQSPFSKIKQNSQDNELKSSTLKNKEDEKIRSSVEKENQKSKGQENDHVHEKNKKFDHESSPGTDEDKSG